The following proteins come from a genomic window of Paenibacillus spongiae:
- a CDS encoding carbohydrate ABC transporter permease, giving the protein MQKKLFLTGIMFIIPITAIMVIFFFYPIVQSFYYSLTDWNGVGSYTFIGFDNYVDIFNSELFTESLKRTLIIGISAAVLSNLFGLIFAVMLDQALKTKSLLRALFYIPNVIPIVVAAFVWRYILDANNGLINTLLSKVSEDRVVIPWIDSPDYVVFAIIMIAVWQMWGPIMVIYLASLQGVPQEMKEASMIDGASKVRGFFSITLPLIAPGITVNVLIGLANGIRIFDLPYALTGGGPANASETLAIRIYKYAFSSPDMAYGLATSFVLTLVAMVITYVFIAVSRKYEQGAL; this is encoded by the coding sequence ATGCAGAAAAAACTGTTTCTCACCGGCATTATGTTTATCATTCCGATTACGGCGATCATGGTTATCTTCTTCTTCTATCCGATCGTACAATCTTTCTACTATAGCTTGACGGATTGGAACGGGGTTGGCAGCTATACATTTATCGGCTTCGACAATTATGTCGACATTTTCAATAGCGAGCTGTTTACGGAATCCTTGAAGCGGACCCTGATCATAGGAATATCGGCGGCCGTATTGTCTAATTTATTCGGGCTCATCTTTGCCGTGATGCTGGATCAGGCGCTGAAGACGAAGAGCTTGTTAAGAGCATTGTTCTACATTCCGAATGTAATCCCGATCGTTGTCGCGGCGTTCGTATGGCGCTATATCCTCGATGCTAACAACGGCTTGATTAATACATTGCTCAGCAAAGTAAGCGAAGACAGAGTTGTGATTCCGTGGATCGATTCGCCGGATTATGTGGTATTCGCGATTATTATGATTGCCGTGTGGCAAATGTGGGGGCCGATCATGGTCATCTATCTCGCCTCGCTGCAGGGCGTGCCGCAAGAAATGAAGGAGGCGTCGATGATCGACGGAGCGTCCAAGGTGCGGGGCTTCTTCTCCATTACATTGCCTTTGATCGCTCCCGGCATTACGGTCAACGTCCTCATCGGGCTGGCGAACGGCATTCGGATATTCGATTTGCCGTATGCCTTGACGGGCGGGGGGCCGGCCAATGCGAGCGAAACGCTGGCGATCCGTATCTATAAGTATGCGTTCAGCTCGCCGGACATGGCGTATGGCCTTGCGACATCATTCGTTCTCACCTTGGTTGCGATGGTGATTACTTACGTCTTCATAGCGGTCTCCAGAAAATACGAGCAGGGGGCGCTGTGA
- a CDS encoding ABC transporter substrate-binding protein → MHRHKRFIAALALLLTVSVFTACSNSNVNSKNGGEQGDGGEQKVTLSMIFQESLFNGSHEEIFKEYTDANPNVTIKAETIPDGSYNETMRTRLSTGEVPDLYQAAIHATLTDDLEREGYIQDLKDLAPVQNYSESIQQATRDYGDKQVIFSIGVGVLGIAYNKAMLAEVGYNEPPKTWEELMDAGKKLKDNGKDLLVYSSKWATGIGNVFHWAFGVNASKDAAFKEAYLSKSVDWSKPENRAVLVDGFTKFNELNQYVRTGSFTNEYAIAQQAFANGEAAMILGGTWEAGALRGLNQDLDLGFMNLPYAPEDQNAYVLVPEDGISVNAKSENLEEAKKFIGWLFSKETYAKVQKAKGNFSAMPGVGDIDPSYTEVPGWMETDRVITFANSGPIEEATWLTLGNLAQEFTFKNNLDKVVDNFISEYNKMKK, encoded by the coding sequence ATGCACAGACATAAGAGATTCATTGCTGCACTGGCTTTACTGTTAACGGTAAGCGTATTCACGGCATGCTCAAACTCAAACGTAAATTCCAAGAATGGCGGAGAACAGGGCGATGGCGGGGAACAGAAGGTTACGCTGTCCATGATTTTTCAAGAGTCATTATTCAATGGCAGTCATGAAGAAATATTCAAAGAATACACGGATGCGAATCCGAATGTAACGATAAAGGCAGAGACGATTCCGGACGGTTCCTATAATGAGACGATGCGGACAAGGCTGTCTACGGGAGAGGTTCCGGACCTGTATCAAGCCGCAATACACGCGACATTAACGGATGACCTTGAACGTGAAGGCTATATTCAAGACCTGAAGGACCTGGCTCCGGTGCAGAATTATTCCGAATCCATTCAACAAGCGACGAGAGATTACGGTGACAAACAGGTTATATTTTCAATTGGGGTAGGTGTGCTTGGCATTGCCTACAACAAAGCGATGCTAGCCGAAGTAGGCTATAACGAGCCGCCCAAGACATGGGAAGAATTGATGGATGCCGGTAAGAAGCTGAAGGACAACGGCAAGGATCTGCTCGTATACTCCTCCAAATGGGCGACGGGCATTGGCAATGTCTTTCACTGGGCCTTCGGTGTAAACGCTTCAAAAGACGCTGCGTTCAAGGAAGCATACTTGTCCAAGTCGGTCGATTGGAGCAAGCCTGAGAATCGTGCGGTGCTGGTGGACGGATTTACGAAATTCAACGAATTGAATCAATATGTACGCACAGGCAGCTTTACGAACGAATATGCCATCGCCCAACAAGCGTTCGCCAACGGGGAAGCGGCTATGATTCTGGGCGGTACGTGGGAAGCGGGCGCTCTGCGCGGTTTGAACCAGGATCTTGATCTTGGATTCATGAATCTGCCGTATGCGCCGGAAGACCAGAATGCTTATGTTCTCGTGCCCGAGGACGGAATATCGGTCAATGCGAAGAGCGAGAACTTAGAGGAGGCGAAGAAGTTCATCGGCTGGCTGTTTAGCAAAGAGACGTACGCGAAGGTCCAGAAAGCGAAGGGCAACTTCTCCGCCATGCCGGGCGTAGGCGATATCGATCCTTCCTATACGGAGGTGCCAGGCTGGATGGAGACGGACCGCGTCATCACATTCGCGAATTCGGGGCCGATCGAAGAGGCGACTTGGCTGACGCTTGGCAATCTGGCACAAGAATTCACATTCAAGAACAACTTGGATAAAGTCGTCGACAACTTTATTAGCGAATACAACAAGATGAAGAAGTAA
- a CDS encoding nucleotidyltransferase domain-containing protein — MRTDIYNWKPISVPEVNEIFSALPVRWFIAGGWALDLYLGRQSRAHADIDVILFREEHLTAFKALSGDWTLYKAEKGELSLWEEGEFLAATDDIWVCKGGDSPWVFQIMLVDTERDSWIYKRERSIRREVSDIFMTTEEGIPFLKPEIQLLYKGGSSGIREKDERDFQTFLPLLEPHAKEWLAASLKRQFPGGHPWMDDL, encoded by the coding sequence TTGAGGACGGACATCTATAATTGGAAACCTATATCCGTACCGGAAGTGAATGAAATTTTCTCGGCTCTTCCTGTGAGATGGTTTATAGCAGGCGGCTGGGCATTGGATCTGTACCTGGGCAGGCAGTCGAGGGCGCACGCCGATATCGATGTCATTCTATTTCGGGAAGAGCATCTAACGGCTTTCAAGGCTTTATCCGGCGACTGGACGCTATATAAGGCCGAGAAGGGGGAGTTGAGTCTATGGGAAGAAGGTGAGTTTCTGGCTGCAACAGATGATATATGGGTATGCAAGGGCGGCGATTCGCCATGGGTCTTTCAAATTATGCTGGTCGATACGGAGCGCGACTCCTGGATCTACAAGAGAGAACGGTCGATCCGGAGAGAGGTAAGCGATATATTCATGACGACTGAGGAAGGGATTCCCTTCTTAAAACCGGAAATTCAACTGCTTTATAAAGGCGGCAGCTCGGGGATCAGAGAGAAGGATGAGCGTGATTTTCAAACATTCCTCCCCCTTCTTGAGCCGCATGCGAAGGAATGGCTTGCGGCATCGTTGAAAAGGCAGTTTCCGGGCGGTCATCCATGGATGGATGACTTATAG
- a CDS encoding ABC transporter permease, translating to MFRYLLRKTVNIVMSLFVLATATFFLMKAIPGDPFMQEKNVPDVVRENLIKFYGFDKPLWEQYLVYLNNLIHLDLGMSMRQQYQSVSDIIARSFTYSMQLGLVAIVVSIVVGIAIGLIAALYHRKLIDKLAMLFATLGIAIPNFVLGTLLQYYFANKLRLFDVAGLNDPSDFVLPTIALSVLPIAFIARLTRSTMLEVLSADYIRTAKAKGIGSLTILIRHALRNGLLPVVSYVGPMTANIITGSVVVESIFGISGLGKFFTMSVSNRDYTLIMGITLFYAAVLMFARFLTDIAYALIDPRIKMIKKGGGGHAAG from the coding sequence ATGTTCCGATATTTACTTCGTAAAACGGTCAACATCGTGATGTCGCTGTTCGTGCTGGCGACCGCAACGTTTTTCCTGATGAAAGCCATTCCTGGCGATCCGTTTATGCAGGAGAAGAACGTACCGGACGTCGTAAGGGAGAACCTCATCAAATTTTACGGATTTGACAAGCCATTGTGGGAGCAGTACCTCGTTTATTTGAACAATTTGATTCACCTGGATTTGGGCATGTCGATGCGTCAACAATATCAGAGCGTCAGCGACATCATTGCCCGTTCATTTACGTACTCGATGCAGCTTGGCCTTGTCGCGATCGTGGTCTCGATTGTCGTCGGTATCGCAATCGGCCTGATTGCGGCGTTGTATCACCGCAAGCTGATCGATAAGCTGGCGATGCTCTTTGCGACACTTGGGATCGCCATTCCGAACTTCGTATTGGGGACGCTCCTTCAATATTATTTTGCCAATAAGCTTAGGCTCTTCGATGTCGCGGGGCTGAACGATCCCTCTGACTTCGTGCTGCCGACCATTGCGCTCTCGGTCCTGCCGATTGCCTTTATCGCCCGGTTGACCCGGTCTACGATGCTTGAGGTGTTATCGGCCGATTATATCCGGACCGCCAAGGCGAAGGGGATCGGTTCGCTCACGATTCTGATTCGCCATGCGCTGCGCAACGGGCTGCTGCCGGTCGTATCATATGTCGGACCGATGACGGCGAACATTATTACGGGCTCGGTTGTCGTCGAATCGATATTCGGCATATCCGGACTGGGCAAGTTCTTTACCATGAGCGTATCGAACCGGGATTATACGCTCATTATGGGGATCACGCTGTTCTATGCGGCAGTGCTTATGTTTGCGAGATTCCTTACGGACATCGCTTATGCACTAATCGATCCTCGGATTAAAATGATCAAAAAAGGAGGCGGAGGCCATGCAGCCGGCTGA
- a CDS encoding carbohydrate ABC transporter permease, with the protein MRHKLKKYVFELVVVITALIVSIPLYLVIINTFKSHKDILTKPLSFPTFDVGFDNIVRAFEKMNIVKSYGVTVSIGAMALVLAILLSALAAYAVSRIKHPLFGFMYWVYLSAILIPIQSAIIPVTFLLKDLHLQNNLVGISLVYAAILSPFCIFMYSGFMRALPYELEESAYMEGSSAVRTFFQIIFPLVQPVTASLIILQFIYVWNDLLLPLILLNSNDYPTVSINLYKFFGGRGMADLSLLFGGITLTLLPILTLFISFQRFFVKGLSAGAVKG; encoded by the coding sequence ATGAGACATAAATTAAAGAAATATGTATTCGAGCTTGTCGTCGTAATCACGGCGTTAATTGTGTCCATTCCGCTGTATCTCGTCATTATCAATACGTTCAAGAGCCATAAGGACATTTTGACGAAACCGCTGTCATTCCCTACATTCGATGTCGGATTTGACAATATCGTCCGGGCGTTCGAAAAGATGAACATCGTGAAATCCTACGGGGTTACCGTGTCCATTGGAGCAATGGCGCTCGTCTTGGCGATTCTGCTCTCGGCGCTTGCGGCTTATGCGGTGTCGCGGATCAAGCATCCGCTGTTCGGATTCATGTATTGGGTCTATCTGTCGGCGATCTTGATTCCGATTCAGTCGGCGATCATTCCCGTCACCTTCTTGCTCAAGGACCTGCATCTGCAAAATAATCTTGTCGGCATCTCGCTTGTCTACGCTGCCATCTTATCGCCGTTCTGTATCTTCATGTACAGCGGGTTCATGCGCGCGCTGCCATATGAGCTTGAAGAGTCGGCTTATATGGAGGGCAGCTCGGCAGTAAGGACATTCTTCCAAATCATATTCCCGCTGGTTCAGCCGGTAACGGCGTCGCTCATTATCCTTCAGTTCATCTATGTATGGAACGACCTGCTGCTCCCGCTGATCCTGCTCAACTCGAATGATTATCCGACGGTGAGCATTAATTTGTATAAGTTTTTCGGAGGTCGCGGCATGGCCGACTTGAGCCTGCTGTTCGGCGGGATTACGCTTACGCTGCTGCCGATCCTGACCTTGTTCATCAGCTTCCAGCGCTTCTTCGTGAAAGGCTTGTCCGCGGGCGCCGTCAAAGGCTGA
- a CDS encoding ABC transporter ATP-binding protein: MNGTSAPLVEIEGLSKHFQVANGQTLKAVNDLTLGIRKGETLGVVGESGCGKSTAGRTILRLYEPTAGIVNFNGQNIYKMRGNKLKELRRQMQMVFQDPYASLNPRWSVENIIAEPLDLHNLAGSRKERRMKVESLLERVGLQSSHADRYPHEFSGGQRQRIGIARALAVDPQFIVCDEPISALDVSIQAQIVNLLKELQNDEGLTYMFIAHDLAMVKHISDRVAVMYLGKLVELADSADLYADAQHPYTQALLSSIPVPDPDIEARKERIVLKGDIPSPINPPSGCPFRTRCPVATERCAAEMPQLREVKPGHLAACHYA; encoded by the coding sequence ATGAATGGAACTTCCGCGCCTTTAGTGGAAATCGAAGGGCTTAGCAAACATTTTCAAGTGGCTAACGGACAGACGCTTAAGGCCGTTAACGATCTGACGCTCGGCATCCGCAAGGGCGAGACGCTTGGCGTCGTGGGTGAATCCGGCTGCGGCAAATCTACGGCCGGCCGGACGATTCTGCGGTTATATGAGCCGACGGCGGGTATCGTTAATTTTAACGGTCAGAATATCTATAAGATGAGAGGGAACAAGCTGAAGGAGCTGCGCCGTCAGATGCAGATGGTGTTTCAGGATCCGTACGCTTCGCTCAATCCGCGCTGGTCGGTGGAGAACATTATCGCAGAACCGCTCGACCTGCATAATTTGGCCGGCAGCCGCAAGGAGCGCCGGATGAAGGTGGAGAGCCTTCTCGAGCGCGTTGGACTCCAGTCTTCGCATGCGGACCGTTATCCGCATGAATTCTCAGGCGGTCAGCGCCAGCGTATCGGGATTGCCCGGGCGCTCGCGGTTGATCCGCAATTCATCGTATGCGACGAGCCGATCTCGGCGCTCGACGTTTCGATTCAAGCTCAGATTGTTAACCTGCTGAAGGAGCTTCAGAACGACGAAGGTCTCACGTATATGTTCATTGCCCACGACTTGGCGATGGTGAAGCATATCAGTGACCGGGTGGCGGTTATGTATCTCGGTAAGCTGGTTGAGCTTGCGGACAGCGCCGATCTGTATGCCGATGCGCAGCATCCTTATACACAAGCGCTGCTGTCTTCGATTCCGGTTCCGGATCCGGACATCGAAGCCCGTAAAGAACGGATCGTGCTCAAGGGTGATATTCCGAGCCCGATCAATCCGCCGAGCGGATGTCCGTTCCGCACGCGTTGTCCGGTTGCGACCGAACGCTGTGCGGCCGAGATGCCGCAGCTGCGCGAAGTAAAGCCGGGCCATCTGGCGGCTTGCCACTACGCTTAA
- a CDS encoding peptide ABC transporter substrate-binding protein yields MKVKLTLLLAAVVAMVTVLSACGSDNAGGDQTFRMNLTAEPPTLDPALIQDQVSSTVMTGLFEGLTRNEKGETVAAMAEKWDISPDGKKYTFHIRQDAKWSNGDPVTAHDFEYSWKRTLDPNLNPPAPYAYQLYYIKNAQKYNTPDSGVKVDEVGVKAVNDTTLEVELENPTPYFLNLTSFYTYYPVHKSVKDNPKWAAEASSFVSNGPFKLESWKHNDSIDLIPNENYYKKDEIKLQKVHFVMIDDPNTEANMYETGELDWSGMPTGTIPTEQLSKFLADKNPELSAPGTASVYYYVINNEKKPFNNVKVRKALAMAIDRQALVDKVVKGGQTPAYAYVPPGIHGTDKNFRDEVEGNLFKEDVAEAKKLLAEGLAEEGMTAMPVFEVSFNEGLHKQVAEAIADMWNKNLGITVKTQTVEWKVFLQNRTSGAYDVARSGWGADYNDAMTFLDMWLTGGGNNDAKFSNAEFDKLIKEASTTSDQKARVDAMAKAEKILVQDNMAIIPLYYYTSPHLVKPYVKGVEMDYKGDIDYTRAYMEQE; encoded by the coding sequence ATGAAAGTTAAGTTAACATTACTGTTAGCTGCAGTTGTTGCTATGGTGACTGTTCTGAGCGCATGCGGCTCCGATAACGCCGGCGGAGATCAAACGTTCCGCATGAACCTGACTGCCGAACCGCCTACATTGGATCCGGCACTGATTCAAGACCAAGTATCCTCTACGGTTATGACGGGTCTCTTCGAAGGCCTCACTCGTAACGAGAAAGGCGAAACCGTTGCTGCCATGGCTGAGAAATGGGACATCTCGCCAGACGGCAAGAAGTATACGTTCCATATCCGCCAAGACGCGAAATGGTCCAACGGAGATCCTGTAACGGCCCATGACTTTGAATATTCCTGGAAGCGTACCTTGGACCCTAATTTGAACCCGCCTGCTCCATATGCTTACCAGCTTTACTATATTAAGAACGCGCAGAAGTATAACACGCCGGACAGCGGCGTGAAGGTCGATGAGGTTGGCGTGAAAGCGGTCAACGATACCACGCTCGAGGTCGAGCTGGAAAACCCAACGCCTTACTTCTTGAACCTGACGTCGTTCTACACGTACTACCCGGTTCACAAGTCGGTAAAAGACAATCCGAAGTGGGCTGCCGAAGCATCGTCGTTCGTTTCCAACGGTCCGTTCAAGTTGGAATCGTGGAAGCACAATGATTCCATTGATCTTATTCCGAACGAGAACTATTACAAGAAAGACGAGATCAAGCTGCAGAAGGTTCATTTTGTCATGATCGACGATCCGAATACGGAAGCGAACATGTACGAAACCGGCGAGCTTGATTGGAGCGGCATGCCGACCGGTACGATTCCTACCGAGCAATTGTCGAAATTCTTGGCTGACAAGAATCCGGAATTGTCCGCACCGGGCACGGCTAGCGTCTACTACTACGTCATCAACAACGAGAAGAAGCCGTTCAACAATGTGAAGGTGCGTAAAGCGCTGGCGATGGCTATCGATCGTCAAGCATTGGTCGATAAGGTTGTGAAGGGCGGTCAAACGCCTGCATATGCTTATGTACCGCCAGGTATCCATGGTACGGATAAAAACTTCCGCGATGAAGTTGAAGGCAACCTGTTCAAGGAAGACGTTGCGGAAGCGAAGAAGCTGCTGGCCGAAGGACTTGCTGAAGAAGGCATGACGGCAATGCCAGTGTTCGAGGTTTCCTTCAACGAAGGTCTTCACAAGCAAGTGGCGGAAGCCATTGCGGATATGTGGAACAAGAATTTGGGCATTACCGTTAAAACGCAAACGGTAGAATGGAAAGTATTCCTGCAGAACCGTACGTCCGGCGCTTACGATGTGGCGCGTTCGGGCTGGGGCGCAGACTACAATGATGCGATGACGTTCCTCGACATGTGGCTGACAGGCGGAGGCAACAACGACGCCAAATTCAGCAATGCCGAATTCGATAAGCTGATTAAAGAAGCGAGCACGACCTCCGATCAGAAGGCGCGCGTAGATGCAATGGCCAAAGCGGAGAAAATCTTGGTTCAAGACAACATGGCGATTATTCCGCTGTACTACTACACTAGCCCGCACTTGGTAAAACCTTACGTGAAGGGTGTCGAAATGGATTACAAAGGCGATATTGACTACACGAGAGCCTATATGGAGCAAGAATAA
- a CDS encoding ABC transporter permease produces MQPAEFNPQEGHIDSAQFARIEKSAKVKEEKVVQSRSAGQEIWYRLRTNHWAMFGLYVLTAVIIMAIIGPMISPYDYFSTNLDATNQAPSSEYWFGTDNLGRDMFSRTWKGAQISLTVGLAAALADLLIGVLMGGIMGYFGGKVDEFLNRFSEVLYAIPYLLVVILVSVVLGSNMWTIVLAMSITGWINMSWIVRGQIMQLKNQEYVLASRSMGAGGFHILLRHLIPNSLGPIIVTVALSVPSAIFAEAFLSFLGLGVQSPAASWGVMINDALSSWKMYPWQLLFPAGMLTITMLAFNIFGDGLRDAFDPKMKV; encoded by the coding sequence ATGCAGCCGGCTGAATTTAATCCTCAGGAAGGGCACATCGATTCCGCCCAATTTGCCCGTATCGAAAAGAGTGCGAAGGTAAAAGAAGAGAAGGTCGTCCAAAGCCGTTCCGCCGGTCAAGAAATCTGGTACCGGCTGCGGACGAATCACTGGGCCATGTTCGGACTGTACGTTCTTACTGCCGTTATAATCATGGCCATTATCGGTCCGATGATTTCACCGTATGATTATTTCTCGACGAATTTGGACGCAACGAATCAGGCGCCATCCTCCGAATATTGGTTCGGCACGGATAACCTTGGCCGGGACATGTTCTCCCGCACGTGGAAAGGCGCGCAAATTTCGCTCACGGTCGGTTTGGCGGCGGCTCTTGCCGATTTGCTGATCGGCGTACTGATGGGCGGCATCATGGGCTACTTCGGCGGGAAAGTAGACGAGTTTCTCAACCGTTTCTCTGAAGTGCTGTATGCGATCCCTTACCTGCTGGTCGTCATTCTGGTCAGCGTCGTATTGGGTTCGAATATGTGGACAATCGTTCTTGCGATGTCCATTACCGGCTGGATTAACATGTCCTGGATTGTGCGGGGGCAGATTATGCAACTGAAAAATCAAGAATACGTGCTCGCTTCGCGGTCAATGGGCGCAGGCGGCTTTCATATTTTGCTCCGTCATCTGATCCCCAATTCGCTTGGTCCGATTATCGTGACGGTTGCTCTATCCGTACCATCGGCGATATTCGCCGAAGCATTCTTGAGCTTCCTCGGGCTTGGGGTGCAATCCCCGGCTGCATCTTGGGGCGTTATGATTAACGACGCATTGTCCAGCTGGAAGATGTATCCGTGGCAGCTGTTATTCCCGGCCGGCATGCTGACGATCACGATGCTGGCGTTCAACATCTTCGGCGACGGTCTGCGTGATGCATTCGATCCGAAGATGAAGGTTTAA
- a CDS encoding RraA family protein, which produces MTQQLTLDEKFEQMKEVLYAAVICDTLDELGYRNQAMREDINPISTDWVLVGRAKTVLAVDVYHESENPYAKEIEAIDSVKPGEVLIGCTNESKRNGLWGELLSTASKMRGANGAVVDGLIRDTKKILELDFPVFATGTKPVDSRGRGMVIDYDCPVVCGGVSVMPGDIIFGDRDGVVVIPSALFDQVFELSMNKATRENSSRQELLDGKYLRDVYDKYGVL; this is translated from the coding sequence ATGACTCAACAATTGACATTAGACGAAAAGTTCGAACAGATGAAAGAGGTTCTGTACGCTGCGGTTATATGCGACACGCTGGATGAGCTGGGCTACCGCAATCAGGCGATGCGTGAGGACATCAACCCGATCTCGACGGATTGGGTGCTTGTAGGCCGTGCGAAAACCGTTCTTGCCGTAGACGTCTATCATGAATCCGAGAATCCGTATGCGAAGGAAATCGAAGCGATCGACAGCGTCAAGCCGGGCGAGGTGCTGATCGGCTGTACGAATGAATCGAAACGCAACGGTCTCTGGGGCGAGCTGCTGTCCACCGCTTCGAAGATGCGCGGTGCGAATGGCGCCGTCGTGGACGGCCTCATCCGGGACACGAAGAAAATTCTGGAGCTCGACTTCCCGGTATTCGCGACCGGCACGAAGCCGGTTGATTCGCGGGGACGCGGAATGGTCATCGACTATGATTGCCCGGTTGTCTGCGGCGGCGTTAGCGTAATGCCCGGCGATATTATTTTCGGCGACCGCGATGGCGTGGTTGTTATTCCGAGCGCGCTGTTCGACCAAGTGTTCGAGCTGTCCATGAACAAGGCGACGCGTGAAAACTCGAGCCGCCAAGAGCTGTTGGATGGGAAGTACCTAAGAGATGTTTACGACAAATACGGCGTTCTCTAA
- a CDS encoding SDR family NAD(P)-dependent oxidoreductase, with protein sequence MRLQGKRALVTGGARGIGKGVVERYLAEGAKVIVMDRSEADLKETEAELTAAGYGDSVRFLVCDISEPELLTRQAAEAIGYWQGLDILVNNAGIAFRESFMDITPDHWNKVMNINLNAVFQLSQIAARQMIQQGTGGSIVNMSSKNGLAGSSMLAHYNTSKAGIILLTQSMAVELAPHAVRVNAVAPGFIDTPLDRGLREKEGLAPYSERTPMKRLGTIEEVANVFLFLASGESSYVTGTTITVDGGHMANASEV encoded by the coding sequence ATGAGACTGCAAGGCAAAAGAGCGCTCGTAACTGGAGGCGCGCGGGGAATCGGCAAAGGCGTCGTGGAACGCTATTTGGCTGAGGGAGCCAAGGTTATCGTGATGGACCGCAGCGAAGCGGATTTGAAGGAAACGGAAGCCGAGCTGACGGCAGCCGGATATGGCGATTCCGTGAGGTTCCTGGTATGCGACATTAGCGAGCCGGAGTTGCTGACGCGCCAAGCGGCGGAGGCGATCGGTTATTGGCAGGGCTTGGACATTCTCGTTAATAATGCGGGTATTGCGTTCCGCGAGTCATTCATGGACATTACTCCCGATCATTGGAACAAAGTCATGAACATTAATTTGAATGCGGTGTTTCAATTGAGCCAAATCGCGGCACGCCAGATGATTCAGCAGGGAACGGGCGGCAGCATTGTGAACATGAGCTCGAAGAACGGCTTGGCGGGCAGTTCCATGCTGGCTCACTACAATACGTCCAAAGCCGGAATCATCCTGCTCACGCAGTCGATGGCGGTAGAGCTTGCTCCCCATGCCGTTCGCGTGAATGCGGTAGCGCCCGGCTTCATCGATACGCCGCTGGACCGGGGGCTGCGGGAGAAGGAGGGGCTTGCGCCTTATTCGGAACGGACGCCGATGAAGCGCCTGGGCACGATCGAGGAAGTGGCGAACGTGTTCCTGTTCCTGGCCTCGGGGGAGTCCTCTTATGTAACCGGAACGACGATTACCGTTGACGGAGGCCACATGGCGAATGCAAGTGAAGTATAA
- a CDS encoding ABC transporter ATP-binding protein codes for MKDNDTVLSVEGLQVAFRTRSGEVQGVRSVTFDLKKGEALAIVGESGSGKSVTAQSIMRLVPSPPGMVKGGQILFNGEDILKKSEKEMEAIRGKEMGMIFQDPMTSLNPTMTIGRQITEVLMKHQNMDKKQARERAIEMLRLVGLPSPEQRFSQYPHEFSGGMRQRAMIAIALSCDPALLIADEPTTALDVTIQAQILELMKDLQERLGTSIILITHDLGIVADMCDRVIVMYAGKVVEEGTKEEIFKNPKHPYTRGLLRSLPRLDQPKDEPLIPIDGTPPNMANPPQGCAFCDRCDYAMKICTQADTEMIAHSETHSSRCWLHHSSYREE; via the coding sequence ATGAAAGATAACGATACAGTATTATCTGTTGAGGGACTTCAAGTTGCGTTCCGGACGCGGAGCGGTGAAGTTCAAGGGGTCCGCAGCGTCACGTTCGACCTGAAGAAGGGAGAGGCGCTCGCGATTGTCGGCGAGTCCGGCAGCGGCAAGAGCGTCACCGCCCAATCGATCATGCGGCTTGTTCCATCGCCGCCGGGAATGGTGAAGGGCGGACAAATCCTGTTTAACGGCGAAGATATCTTGAAGAAGTCGGAGAAAGAGATGGAAGCGATCCGTGGCAAGGAAATGGGAATGATCTTCCAGGATCCGATGACGTCGCTTAATCCGACCATGACGATCGGCCGTCAAATTACGGAAGTGTTGATGAAGCACCAGAACATGGACAAGAAGCAGGCGCGGGAGCGTGCGATCGAGATGCTGCGATTGGTCGGATTGCCGAGCCCGGAGCAGCGCTTCTCCCAATATCCGCATGAATTCTCGGGCGGCATGCGGCAGCGTGCGATGATCGCCATTGCCCTGTCATGCGATCCGGCGCTTCTAATTGCGGATGAACCGACGACGGCTCTGGACGTTACGATTCAGGCGCAAATATTGGAGCTCATGAAGGATTTGCAGGAACGGCTGGGCACATCGATTATTCTGATTACGCATGATCTTGGTATTGTTGCGGACATGTGCGACCGCGTCATCGTCATGTATGCAGGCAAAGTGGTTGAGGAAGGTACGAAGGAGGAGATCTTCAAGAATCCGAAGCATCCGTATACGCGCGGATTGCTCCGTTCACTCCCCCGTCTGGATCAGCCGAAGGATGAGCCTCTTATTCCGATTGACGGTACGCCGCCGAACATGGCCAATCCTCCGCAGGGCTGCGCGTTCTGCGACCGCTGCGATTATGCGATGAAAATATGCACCCAGGCAGATACGGAGATGATCGCGCATAGCGAGACTCATTCGTCCAGGTGCTGGCTTCACCATAGCTCGTATAGAGAGGAGTGA